Proteins from a single region of Corvus hawaiiensis isolate bCorHaw1 chromosome 6, bCorHaw1.pri.cur, whole genome shotgun sequence:
- the TMEM86A gene encoding lysoplasmalogenase-like protein TMEM86A: MVSPVTVVKSEGPKLVPFFKATCVYFVLWLPTSSPSWFSALIKCLPIFCLWVFLLAHGINFLVSHRSASRILAGLIFSAVGDAFLIWQEQGYFIHGLLMFAITHILYSSAFGMKPLDLKAGLLMAVVSSSCYAFLYSYLSGPFTYLVAVYIALIGFMGWRAMAGVQLCNDLWTWTKLSACVGAMLFMVSDLTIALNEFCFPVPYSRFIIMATYYAAQMLIALSAVETRDEEDFRKRS, encoded by the exons ATGGTGTCCCCCGTCACCGTG gtGAAGAGCGAAGGCCCCAAACTGGTCCCCTTCTTTAAAGCCACTTGTGTCTATTTTGTCCTCTGGCTGCCAacttccagcccctcctggttCAGTGCCCTCATTAAATGTCTGCCCATCTTTTGCCTGTGGGTTTTCCTTCTGGCTCATGGAATTAACTTCTTAGTGTCACACCGGAGTGCCAGCCGCATCCTAGCGGGACTCATATTCTCGGCAGTAGGAGACGCCTTTCTCATCTGGCAGGAGCAAGGCTACTTCATTCATG GTCTGCTGATGTTCGCCATCACACACATCCTGTACTCTTCAGCCTTTGGCATGAAGCCTTTGGACCTCAAAGCCGGCTTGCTGATGGCCGTTGTTTCCAGCTCCTGCTATGCTTTCCTGTACTCCTACCTCTCGGGCCCGTTCACCTACCTGGTGGCCGTCTACATCGCCCTGATCGGCTTCATGGGCTGGCGGGCGATGGCGGGCGTGCAGCTGTGCAACGACCTGTGGACGTGGACCAAGCTGTCGGCCTGCGTCGGCGCCATGCTCTTCATGGTGTCCGACCTCACCATCGCGCTCAACGAGTTCTGCTTCCCCGTGCCCTACTCGCGCTTCATCATCATGGCCACGTACTACGCAGCCCAAATGCTGATCGCGCTGTCGGCTGTGGAGACCAGAGATGAAGAGGACTTCAGGAAGAGGAGCTAG